A window of Chlorobium phaeobacteroides DSM 266 genomic DNA:
GACTGTGAATTCTCAGTCATTGCAACACGGCCCGAAATTATTGGAATTATTTCGGGAAGCTATGCGTGTTCGTCACTACAGCAGAAGGACAGAAGAGACATATTGTTCCTGGGTCAAGCGTTATGTTCATTTTCACAACATGAGGCATCCAAAAGAGATGAGAGAACCGGAGATCAATGCTTTTTTGACGCATCTTGCTGTGGAGGAAAAGGTCAGTGCATCAACGCAGAATCAGGCATTGAGCGCACTTTTATTTCTTTACCGGCATGTGATAGGCAAAGAAATCGGTGATCTTGGACACCTCATCCGTGCCAGAAAGCCAAGTCATTTACCCGTTGTGCTGACTCGGGACGAAGTGAAAGCTCTTCTTGTTCAGCTTGCAGGTGTCAAGTGGTTAATGGCCTCGCTTATGTATGGCGCGGGGTTGAGGCTGATGGAATGTCTGCGATTGCGTGTGCAGGATATTGATTTCTCCAGCAATGAAATTCTGGTTCGCGATGGCAAGGGGGCAAAAGACCGGATCACG
This region includes:
- a CDS encoding integron integrase; translated protein: MVADSQTVLQSTVNSQSLQHGPKLLELFREAMRVRHYSRRTEETYCSWVKRYVHFHNMRHPKEMREPEINAFLTHLAVEEKVSASTQNQALSALLFLYRHVIGKEIGDLGHLIRARKPSHLPVVLTRDEVKALLVQLAGVKWLMASLMYGAGLRLMECLRLRVQDIDFSSNEILVRDGKGAKDRITMLPESLKKPLADHLKQIKSLHDKDLAEGWGRVLLPGALDRKYPNAPAEWRWQWVFPQEHRWKNAKTGEEGRHHMDESLIQKAVKAAVFHAQLTKRATCHTFRHSFATHLLEGGYDIRTVQELLGHNDVRTTMIYTHVLNRGPSGVRSPVDCL